A genomic region of Myxococcales bacterium contains the following coding sequences:
- a CDS encoding response regulator, which yields MSNSKKILIVDDDPDMLRLMSVKLKKSGYEVVIAGDGVACMSMVRKETPDLIVLDLGLPAGDGFKTLERLKSLVPFSSIPVIVLTARVAAEAKDKALNAGASAFFEKTASKDEVLGAVWRLLDESGSGEI from the coding sequence ATGTCGAATTCAAAAAAAATCCTGATCGTTGACGACGATCCAGACATGCTCAGACTGATGAGCGTCAAGCTCAAAAAGAGCGGCTACGAAGTTGTGATCGCGGGCGATGGGGTCGCGTGCATGTCGATGGTTCGCAAGGAAACCCCCGATCTCATTGTCCTCGATCTGGGTCTGCCCGCGGGAGACGGATTCAAAACGCTGGAGCGACTCAAGAGCCTGGTGCCATTTTCATCGATTCCGGTCATCGTGCTGACCGCTCGCGTTGCTGCAGAGGCAAAAGACAAGGCTTTGAATGCCGGTGCGAGTGCGTTCTTCGAAAAGACCGCGAGCAAGGATGAAGTGCTGGGCGCAGTATGGCGCCTGCTCGACGAGTCTGGTTCCGGCGAGATCTAG